A single window of Coffea eugenioides isolate CCC68of chromosome 7, Ceug_1.0, whole genome shotgun sequence DNA harbors:
- the LOC113777273 gene encoding uncharacterized protein LOC113777273 yields the protein MTEMHRDWHKKKPHVLMTYWTPIRTFIGATPYCLMYDMEAVLPAEVEIPPLRILMETQLDKAEWTKQQHEQLSLIDEKRLNTVCHEQYYQRRMARAYNKKVKPHLFQERDKVLKRILPIQDEAKGKFVPNWQGPFIVKKVLPRGALILIEMGGQIFPQPINSDMCKTFFI from the coding sequence ATGACGGAAATGCATCGAGATTGGCATAAGAAGAAGCCGCATGTATTAATGACTTATTGGACTCCAATTAGAACTTTTATTGGGGCAACGCCTTATTGTCTCATGTACGATATGGAAGCAGTATTACCCGCAGAGGTTGAGATCCCCCCTTTGCGCATTTTAATGGAAACTCAGTTGGATAAAGCAGAATGGACTAAACAACAACACGAGCAACTATCCTTGATTGATGAAAAGCGATTAAATACCGTTTGCCACGAACAGTACTATCAAAGGCGAATGGCTCGTGCCTACAATAAGAAGGTCAAACCTCATCTATTCCAAGAAAGGGACAAAGTTTTGAAACGAATTCTTCCCATccaagatgaagctaaaggaaaatttgttccaaattggcaaggacCTTTCATTGTTAAGAAGGTATTGCCTAGAGGAGCACTTATTCTCATAGAGATGGGCGGACagatttttcctcagccaatcaaTTCAGACATGTGCAAGACGTtttttatctga